In the Ipomoea triloba cultivar NCNSP0323 chromosome 6, ASM357664v1 genome, one interval contains:
- the LOC116023755 gene encoding uncharacterized protein LOC116023755 produces MPPRRNVPARDNNDVSAMDRMAIAMEQMAEFMMAQQVHNQAQVQPRVDITKAIANRRPPYYAGEEDLVILEEWIRTFDKLLNAVNCPEEQRVSSAVYYLTKAADNWWTTVGPNLLRDPGFGWEEFKGELRGQFYTERIKGIKCEEFLQLKQQGTTIQVYHDKYVELMRFAQDIVPDEASQARRFVRGLDWGVRSAIAPFMCSTLKEAYNRASDHYQVYLDQQAVYGRSKRKAEDKQGQSEWSNKKPSQGESNPRQGYLRGETSQGRNQTCRQCGRSHPGVTCLGEKIICYQCGREGHTRRYCSVRPSRYLNQSPNKNQEGEVFRNPRQEPFGASNSRMNVPPQARQGRLTNVVPNPNNRERLPFGASSTGNQGRIYVVNSAQTQASDVGTGTFPINSVPGLVLFNTGATNSFISSLSADKWKSES; encoded by the coding sequence ATGCCTCCTAGACGAAACGTACCTGCTAGGGATAACAATGATGTCTCGGCAATGGACCGCATGGCCAtagcaatggaacagatggctgagttcatgatggctcagcaagttCACAATCAAGCCCAAGTGCAACCACGGGTGGATATTACTAAAGCTATAGCAAATAGACGACCACCGTATTATGCGGGGGAAGAAGACCTAGTGATCCTAGAAGAATGGATCAGAACATTTGATAAACTGCTAAACGCTGTGAATTGTCCTGAAGAGCAGCGAGTGTCTTCTGCAGTGTACTACCTGACCAAAGCTGCGGATAACTGGTGGACGACGGTTGGACCTAATCTTCTACGAGACCCAGGATTTGGCTGGGAAGAGTTTAAGGGGGAATTAAGAGGTCAATTCTACACTGAACGAATTAAGGGCATCAaatgtgaggaattcctgcaaCTGAAACAACAAGGAACAACAATACAAGTTTATCATGATAAGTATGTTGAGTTGATGAGATTTGCCCAGGACATCGTACCTGACGAGGCAAGCCAGGCAAGGAGATTTGTAAGAGGATTAGACTGGGGAGTGAGAAGCGCGATCGCACCATTTATGTGCTCTACTCTCAAGGAAGCATATAACAGGGCGTCCGATCATTACCAGGTGTATCTTGATCAACAAGCAGTCTATGGTCGGAGCAAAAGGAAGGCCGAGGACAAGCAAGGACAATCTGAGTGGAGTAACAAGAAACCTAGCCAAGGTGAATCCAACCCGAGGCAAGGATATCTGAGAGGGGAAACGAGTCAAGGGAGAAATCAGACATGCCGTCAATGTGGAAGGAGTCATCCCGGGGTAACTTGCCTCGGGGAGAAGATTATATGTTACCAGTGTGGTAGGGAAGGGCATACGAGGAGGTACTGCTCCGTTCGACCGAGCCGCTACCTAAACCAATCCCCGAATAAGAACCAGGAAGGAGAAGTTTTCAGGAACCCGAGACAAGAACCGTTTGGAGCCAGTAACAGCAGAATGAATGTCCCTCCACAAGCCAGGCAGGGGAGGCTAACAAATGTTGTTCCCAATCCCAACAATAGAGAAAGACTGCCGTTCGGAGCCAGCAGCACAGGGAACCAGGGCAGGATCTACGTCGTTAATAGTGCCCAGACGCAAGCTAGCGACGTTGGGACTGGTACTTTCCCTATAAACTCCGTACCTGGTTTGGTTTTATTTAATACTGGAGCTACAAATTCGTTTATATCATCCTTATCTGCCGATAAGTGGAAATCGGAATCTTAG